In Enterobacter sp. 638, a single window of DNA contains:
- the prfA gene encoding peptide chain release factor 1: protein MKPSIVAKLEALHERHEEVQALLGDAATIADQDRFRALSREYAQLSDVSRCFTDWQQVQEDIETAQMMLDDPEMREMAQEELQEAKARAEEMEQQLQVLLLPKDPDDERNAFVEVRAGTGGDEAALFAGDLFRMYSRYAESRRWRVEIMSANEGEHGGYKEVIAKISGEGVYGRLKFESGGHRVQRVPATESQGRIHTSACTVAVMPEVPEAELPDINPGDLRIDTFRSSGAGGQHVNTTDSAIRITHLPTGIVVECQDERSQHKNKAKALSVLGSRIRAAEIAKRQQAEASTRRNLLGSGDRSDRNRTYNFPQGRVTDHRINLTIYRLDEIMEGKLDSLIEPIVQEYQADQLAALADQD, encoded by the coding sequence ATGAAGCCCTCTATCGTCGCTAAACTGGAAGCTCTGCACGAGCGCCACGAAGAAGTTCAGGCCTTGCTCGGCGATGCCGCGACTATTGCAGACCAGGATCGTTTTCGCGCGCTGTCGCGTGAATATGCGCAGCTTAGCGATGTTTCGCGCTGCTTTACCGACTGGCAGCAGGTTCAGGAAGATATTGAAACCGCGCAGATGATGCTCGACGATCCTGAAATGCGCGAGATGGCGCAAGAAGAACTGCAGGAGGCGAAAGCCCGTGCAGAAGAGATGGAGCAGCAGCTTCAGGTTCTGCTGTTGCCGAAAGATCCCGATGACGAGCGCAACGCGTTTGTCGAAGTCCGCGCCGGTACAGGCGGGGATGAAGCCGCGCTGTTCGCCGGCGATCTGTTCCGCATGTACAGCCGTTACGCAGAATCGCGTCGCTGGCGTGTCGAAATCATGAGCGCCAACGAAGGCGAGCATGGTGGATATAAAGAAGTGATCGCCAAAATCAGCGGCGAGGGCGTGTATGGTCGTCTGAAGTTTGAATCCGGCGGACACCGCGTACAGCGCGTTCCGGCAACGGAATCACAGGGCCGTATCCACACCTCCGCGTGTACCGTGGCGGTGATGCCGGAAGTGCCCGAAGCCGAACTGCCGGATATTAATCCAGGCGATTTGCGTATCGATACTTTCCGTTCATCCGGTGCGGGCGGTCAGCACGTTAACACCACCGACTCTGCCATCCGTATTACCCACTTGCCGACCGGGATTGTGGTGGAATGTCAGGACGAACGCTCCCAGCACAAAAACAAAGCCAAAGCGCTGTCGGTATTGGGTTCGCGTATTCGCGCGGCAGAAATTGCCAAACGTCAGCAGGCCGAAGCTTCAACCCGCCGTAACCTGTTGGGCAGCGGCGACCGTAGCGACCGTAACCGCACCTATAACTTCCCGCAGGGGCGCGTGACCGACCACCGTATCAACCTGACCATTTACCGTCTGGACGAAATAATGGAAGGCAAACTCGATTCGCTGATTGAGCCCATCGTGCAGGAATACCAGGCCGATCAGCTGGCGGCCCTGGCAGATCAAGACTAA
- the hemA gene encoding glutamyl-tRNA reductase → MTLLALGINHKTAPVALRERVTFSPDTLDQALDSLLAQPMVQGGVVLSTCNRTELYLSVEEQDNLHEALIRWLCEYHNLNEEELRTSVYWHQDNDAVSHLMRVASGLDSLVLGEPQILGQVKKAFADSQKGHLKASELERMFQKSFSVAKRVRTETDIGASAVSVAFAACTLARQIFESLSTVTVLLVGAGETIELVARHLREHKVKHMIIANRTRERAQVLADEVGAEVIALSDIDERLKDADIIISSTASPLPIIGKGMVERALKSRRNQPMLLVDIAVPRDVEPEVGKLANAYLYSVDDLQSIISHNLAQRKAAAVQAETIVEQESGEFMAWLRAQSASETIREYRGQAEQVRDDLTAKAMAALEQGGDPQVIMQDLAWKLTNRLIHAPTKSLQQAARNGDDERLTILRNSLGLE, encoded by the coding sequence ATGACCCTTTTAGCACTCGGTATCAACCACAAAACAGCCCCTGTTGCGTTGCGAGAACGTGTTACGTTTTCGCCGGATACGCTCGACCAGGCGCTGGACAGCCTGCTTGCGCAACCGATGGTGCAGGGCGGTGTGGTGCTCTCGACGTGTAACCGTACTGAGCTATACCTGAGCGTTGAAGAGCAAGATAACCTCCACGAAGCGCTGATTCGCTGGTTATGTGAATACCATAATCTGAACGAAGAAGAGCTGCGCACCAGCGTGTACTGGCATCAGGATAACGATGCGGTCAGTCATCTCATGCGCGTCGCCAGCGGTCTTGACTCCCTGGTACTCGGCGAGCCGCAAATTCTGGGTCAGGTGAAAAAAGCTTTCGCGGATTCGCAAAAAGGGCATTTAAAAGCCAGCGAGCTGGAACGCATGTTCCAGAAATCCTTCTCCGTCGCCAAGCGAGTGCGAACCGAAACCGACATTGGTGCCAGTGCGGTTTCGGTTGCTTTCGCGGCCTGTACGCTGGCGCGTCAGATCTTCGAATCCCTCTCAACCGTTACCGTGCTGCTCGTTGGCGCAGGGGAGACGATTGAGCTGGTGGCGCGTCATCTGCGTGAGCACAAGGTCAAACACATGATCATCGCCAACCGGACGCGTGAACGCGCACAGGTTCTGGCTGATGAAGTGGGCGCAGAAGTTATCGCGCTGAGCGATATCGATGAACGCCTGAAAGACGCAGACATTATTATCAGTTCAACCGCCAGCCCGCTGCCGATCATCGGTAAAGGGATGGTGGAACGCGCGCTTAAATCGCGCCGTAATCAGCCGATGCTGCTGGTGGATATCGCCGTCCCGCGCGATGTCGAGCCAGAAGTGGGCAAGCTTGCGAACGCCTATTTGTACAGCGTTGACGATCTGCAAAGCATCATTTCGCACAACCTCGCGCAACGCAAAGCGGCCGCCGTTCAGGCCGAAACCATCGTTGAGCAGGAATCGGGCGAATTTATGGCCTGGCTGCGTGCGCAAAGCGCCAGCGAGACCATCCGTGAATACCGCGGTCAGGCGGAGCAAGTGCGCGACGATCTGACGGCAAAAGCGATGGCGGCCCTCGAACAGGGCGGCGATCCGCAGGTAATTATGCAGGACCTGGCGTGGAAGCTGACCAACCGGTTAATTCATGCTCCAACCAAATCACTTCAACAGGCTGCCCGTAACGGGGATGATGAACGCCTGACTATTCTGCGCAACAGCCTCGGGCTGGAATAG
- the lolB gene encoding lipoprotein insertase outer membrane protein LolB, which yields MARLTRLLPLAALVLSACSITPPKGPGKSPDAPQWRQHQQEVRNLSQYQTRGAFAYLSDQQKVYARFFWQQTGQDRYRLLLLNPLGSTELELKAQPGEAQITDNKGQQYTGTDAEEMIGKLTGMPIPINSLRQWILGLPGDATDYKLDDQYRLSQMNYSQNGKTWKVIYGGYDSATKPALPSSMELTEGGQRIKLKMDNWIVK from the coding sequence ATGGCCCGATTGACTCGTTTGTTACCGCTGGCGGCACTGGTACTCTCTGCTTGCTCGATTACTCCGCCCAAGGGCCCCGGCAAAAGTCCTGACGCACCGCAGTGGCGTCAGCACCAGCAGGAAGTGCGCAATCTGAGCCAGTACCAGACCCGCGGCGCTTTCGCTTATCTTTCCGATCAGCAAAAAGTGTACGCACGCTTTTTCTGGCAGCAAACCGGGCAGGATCGTTATCGTCTGCTCCTGCTGAACCCATTGGGTAGCACCGAATTAGAACTCAAAGCGCAGCCGGGTGAAGCACAAATTACTGATAATAAAGGCCAGCAATACACCGGAACCGATGCCGAAGAGATGATTGGCAAGCTGACGGGGATGCCGATTCCGATCAACAGCCTGCGTCAGTGGATCCTGGGCCTCCCGGGCGATGCGACGGATTACAAACTTGACGACCAGTACCGTCTGAGCCAAATGAACTACAGCCAGAATGGTAAAACCTGGAAAGTGATTTACGGCGGTTACGACAGTGCTACTAAGCCCGCGCTGCCATCCAGTATGGAACTGACCGAAGGCGGCCAGCGCATCAAGCTGAAAATGGACAACTGGATCGTTAAATGA
- the ispE gene encoding 4-(cytidine 5'-diphospho)-2-C-methyl-D-erythritol kinase, which translates to MMTQWPSPAKLNLFLYITGQRADGYHTLQTLFQFVDYGDTISIEPRQDGEIHLLTPVDDVASEDNLIVRAARLLVQAAANSGRLPEHYGADIGVEKRLPMGGGLGGGSSNAATVLVALNHLWGCGFSQDELATLGLTLGADVPVFVRGHAAFAEGVGEILTPVDPPEKWYLIAHPGVSIPTPVIFNDPELPRNTPVRSIETLLKCEFGNDCEVIARKRFRKVDAALSWLLEYAPSRLTGTGSCVFAEFDTESAARQVLEQAPEWLHGFVARGMNTSPLQQTILAQTEFR; encoded by the coding sequence ATGATGACCCAATGGCCCTCCCCGGCAAAACTAAACCTGTTTTTGTACATTACCGGCCAGCGTGCTGACGGATATCACACGCTGCAGACGCTGTTTCAGTTTGTTGATTATGGCGACACGATCTCCATCGAGCCGCGTCAGGACGGAGAAATCCATTTACTGACCCCAGTTGACGACGTCGCCAGTGAAGACAACCTGATCGTGCGCGCTGCACGTCTCCTGGTACAAGCGGCGGCAAACTCAGGCCGCTTGCCTGAGCATTACGGGGCTGATATTGGCGTCGAGAAACGCCTGCCGATGGGCGGTGGACTGGGTGGCGGGTCGTCAAATGCAGCAACGGTGCTGGTCGCGCTGAATCATCTGTGGGGCTGCGGGTTTTCTCAGGACGAGCTGGCCACGCTGGGGCTGACGCTGGGAGCCGATGTTCCGGTATTTGTTCGCGGTCATGCCGCCTTTGCCGAAGGTGTCGGCGAAATTCTTACTCCCGTCGATCCGCCAGAAAAATGGTATCTTATCGCACACCCGGGTGTGAGCATTCCCACTCCGGTTATTTTTAACGATCCGGAATTGCCGAGAAACACACCAGTGCGGTCAATAGAGACGTTACTAAAATGTGAATTCGGCAACGATTGCGAGGTTATCGCAAGAAAACGTTTTCGTAAGGTTGATGCGGCGCTTTCCTGGCTGTTAGAATATGCGCCGTCGCGCCTGACTGGCACAGGTTCGTGTGTTTTTGCTGAATTTGACACCGAATCCGCCGCTCGTCAGGTGCTAGAGCAAGCTCCGGAATGGCTGCACGGTTTTGTAGCTCGTGGGATGAACACGTCCCCCCTACAGCAGACCATTCTGGCGCAGACTGAGTTTCGGTGA